One Anaerohalosphaeraceae bacterium DNA segment encodes these proteins:
- a CDS encoding sigma-54 dependent transcriptional regulator, translating to MGKKPVILVADEERRQAEQLEELFPDMLRVLWAQTTRQALDALQNEGSICLVLCDLNLNGGTDGFVLLEAVKARRAGIPVVITTSSASIDACKQAIRRGAWDFLVKPIAPEQLRTLVEQAVPDALQARWVDDFVFPGVHSRSPLMQSVYRILRRVAPTDLSVLIEGESGTGKELTARALHENSRRKDGPFCPINCAGLAETLLESELFGHVKGAFTGATSDRKGLFQIADGGTLFLDEIGDMPLPMQAKLLRVLEDGVIRPVGSSHSIVVDVRVISATNHDLAALVEQKKFRQDLYFRIKEAAVTLPPLRKRPQDIPELFGYFLKEACEDTGRDIHLITEPAMRALMAYSWPGNIRQLRNVVRTMVVLCEKDILDLQDLPPEISRLKQLEAPAPAVRESPTETPLPAGENPPEEPMILNAFASNASAGDSFFEEMSGKSLEEVEREHIRRTLEKTGHNRAEAARILKIGERTLYRKIKEYNL from the coding sequence ATGGGAAAAAAGCCGGTTATTTTGGTTGCAGATGAAGAGCGCCGGCAGGCAGAGCAGCTTGAGGAACTGTTTCCGGATATGCTGCGGGTTCTCTGGGCCCAGACGACCCGGCAGGCCCTCGATGCCCTTCAAAACGAGGGGAGCATCTGTCTGGTGCTGTGCGACCTCAATCTGAACGGAGGAACGGACGGTTTTGTCCTGCTGGAAGCCGTCAAAGCCCGCCGCGCCGGGATACCGGTTGTCATTACGACCTCTTCGGCTTCTATAGATGCCTGCAAGCAGGCCATACGAAGAGGCGCCTGGGACTTTCTGGTAAAACCCATTGCCCCGGAGCAGCTGCGTACTCTGGTGGAGCAGGCCGTTCCGGATGCGCTGCAGGCTCGCTGGGTTGATGACTTTGTCTTTCCCGGCGTGCACAGCCGAAGCCCTCTGATGCAGAGTGTCTATCGCATTCTTCGTCGTGTGGCTCCTACGGATTTGAGCGTTCTGATTGAAGGGGAATCCGGCACCGGCAAGGAGCTGACGGCACGAGCGCTGCACGAAAATTCCCGGCGGAAGGACGGTCCTTTTTGTCCGATTAACTGTGCCGGTCTGGCGGAAACGCTTTTGGAAAGCGAGCTGTTCGGCCATGTCAAGGGGGCTTTTACGGGGGCGACCAGCGACCGCAAAGGGCTTTTTCAGATAGCCGACGGCGGCACCCTTTTTCTGGATGAAATCGGCGATATGCCCTTGCCGATGCAGGCTAAACTGCTCCGCGTTCTCGAAGACGGAGTCATTCGTCCGGTAGGGTCCAGCCATTCGATTGTCGTGGATGTTCGGGTGATCAGTGCCACCAATCACGACCTGGCGGCCCTGGTCGAGCAGAAAAAATTTCGCCAGGATTTGTATTTCCGCATCAAAGAAGCGGCGGTCACGCTGCCTCCGCTGCGCAAACGCCCGCAGGATATCCCGGAATTGTTCGGCTACTTTCTCAAAGAAGCCTGCGAGGATACGGGGCGGGATATTCATCTGATTACCGAACCGGCGATGCGGGCGCTGATGGCCTATTCCTGGCCGGGAAATATTCGCCAGCTGCGGAATGTGGTGCGAACCATGGTGGTTCTGTGTGAGAAGGACATTCTCGATTTGCAGGATTTGCCGCCGGAAATCTCCCGCTTGAAACAGCTGGAGGCGCCGGCTCCAGCCGTCCGGGAATCGCCCACGGAGACGCCGCTGCCGGCCGGAGAAAATCCGCCGGAAGAACCGATGATTCTTAATGCCTTTGCCTCGAATGCTTCCGCAGGAGATTCCTTTTTTGAGGAAATGTCCGGCAAATCGCTGGAGGAAGTCGAACGGGAACACATCCGGCGGACGCTCGAGAAGACCGGACACAACCGTGCAGAGGCGGCGCGGATTTTGAAAATCGGGGAGCGCACCCTCTACCGGAAAATCAAAGAATACAACTTATAA
- the pnp gene encoding polyribonucleotide nucleotidyltransferase: MFSIHRVEKLIGGKMLSLETGQIARQAHGAVVAQIGQTMVLSTVVSAEQRSEDIDYFPLNVEYREKYSAAGRFPGGFIKREGRPTTKEILTARMIDRPIRPLFPDGYFNEVQIIATVLSADPLYDPDVLAMIASSAALAISKVPFLGPVGACRLSRVDGKYIFFPTYDEREKSDFNLVLAGRREAVNMIEVDAKQIPENEAAEAIAQAHQVVRQVCDLIDELAARCGQEKEMTVSELDPQLVAEITEKTASAYRQAYQIRQKAERKQALEAIAEQIVAEYVMPENAEPRATLRDVKRILEKVQRAEVRKLLLEGKRPDGRSFTELRPISCQVGLLPRSHGSALFTRGETQALVTCTLGTGRDEQTIDGLTEEYAQSFMLHYNFPPFCVGEVRPVRGPSRREIGHGALAEKALEQVKPKEEDFPYTIKIVSDITESNGSSSMASVCGGTLALMDAGVPILKPVAGISIGLVTEGTRYELLTDIIGDEDHYGDMDFKIAGTDTGITAIQLDIKAEGLPHEIMVAAMERARQARLQILEIMKQTIEKPRPALSPYAPKIITIKIDPEYIGKVIGPSGKMVKSIQEQTGSLIEIEEDGTISISCVGGDGHLVARDIIEAMTTPPQVGRIYRNAKVVAAKDFGVFVEITPGVEGLCHISELSDGYVKNVQDVCKVGDTIDVKLISIDEQGRFKLSRKAVLQEKGISEKK; the protein is encoded by the coding sequence ATGTTCTCAATTCATAGAGTTGAAAAGTTAATCGGCGGCAAGATGCTCTCGCTGGAAACCGGCCAGATTGCCCGCCAGGCCCACGGAGCGGTTGTCGCCCAAATCGGCCAAACGATGGTCTTATCCACAGTCGTTTCAGCGGAACAGCGGTCAGAGGATATTGACTATTTTCCCCTGAATGTGGAATACCGGGAAAAATACAGTGCGGCAGGCCGATTCCCCGGCGGTTTTATTAAACGGGAAGGCCGCCCGACGACCAAGGAAATTTTGACGGCTCGAATGATTGACCGCCCGATTCGGCCTTTGTTTCCGGACGGGTATTTCAATGAGGTTCAGATTATTGCTACAGTTCTCAGCGCCGACCCTCTCTATGACCCCGATGTGCTGGCGATGATTGCTTCCAGTGCCGCGCTGGCAATCAGCAAAGTACCCTTCCTGGGGCCGGTCGGGGCTTGCCGACTGAGCCGTGTAGACGGCAAATACATCTTTTTCCCCACCTATGACGAGCGGGAAAAAAGTGATTTTAATCTCGTGCTGGCCGGACGTCGGGAAGCGGTGAATATGATTGAGGTGGATGCCAAACAGATTCCCGAAAACGAGGCCGCCGAGGCCATTGCACAGGCCCATCAGGTGGTGCGTCAGGTTTGTGATTTGATTGATGAGCTGGCAGCTCGCTGCGGACAGGAAAAGGAGATGACGGTCTCGGAGCTGGACCCGCAGCTGGTTGCGGAAATTACGGAAAAAACCGCGTCGGCCTATCGTCAGGCCTATCAGATTCGCCAAAAAGCAGAGCGAAAACAGGCCCTTGAGGCGATTGCAGAGCAGATTGTCGCCGAATATGTTATGCCGGAAAATGCGGAACCCCGGGCAACCCTTCGGGATGTCAAACGCATTCTCGAAAAGGTTCAGCGGGCCGAAGTCCGCAAACTCCTGCTGGAGGGCAAGCGCCCCGATGGACGCAGTTTTACGGAGCTTCGTCCGATTTCCTGTCAGGTTGGTCTGCTGCCTCGCTCCCACGGCTCAGCGCTCTTTACCCGCGGAGAAACCCAGGCGCTGGTTACCTGCACGCTCGGAACCGGTCGGGATGAGCAGACGATTGACGGCCTGACGGAGGAATATGCACAAAGTTTCATGCTTCATTACAATTTCCCGCCGTTTTGTGTGGGCGAAGTGCGTCCGGTACGCGGCCCCAGCCGTCGGGAAATCGGACACGGCGCCCTGGCGGAGAAGGCTCTCGAGCAGGTCAAGCCCAAAGAGGAAGATTTTCCCTATACCATCAAAATCGTCTCGGATATTACCGAATCGAACGGCTCCAGCTCGATGGCTTCTGTCTGCGGCGGCACGCTGGCCCTGATGGATGCGGGAGTGCCGATTCTCAAGCCGGTGGCCGGTATTTCCATTGGACTGGTTACGGAAGGGACTCGCTATGAGCTTCTGACCGATATTATCGGGGACGAAGACCATTACGGCGATATGGATTTCAAGATTGCCGGAACGGATACGGGAATTACCGCCATCCAGCTGGATATCAAGGCCGAAGGACTTCCGCATGAGATTATGGTGGCGGCAATGGAGCGGGCCCGTCAGGCACGGCTGCAGATTCTGGAGATTATGAAGCAGACAATTGAAAAACCGCGCCCGGCCTTAAGTCCTTACGCTCCGAAGATTATTACCATCAAGATTGATCCGGAATACATCGGCAAGGTCATCGGGCCGTCCGGCAAGATGGTCAAGAGCATTCAGGAGCAGACCGGTTCGCTGATTGAAATTGAAGAGGACGGCACGATTTCCATCAGCTGTGTCGGCGGCGACGGACATCTGGTCGCACGGGATATTATCGAGGCGATGACGACCCCGCCGCAGGTCGGACGCATTTACCGCAATGCCAAAGTTGTGGCGGCCAAGGATTTCGGCGTCTTTGTCGAGATTACCCCCGGCGTTGAAGGACTCTGTCATATCAGCGAATTGTCGGATGGGTATGTCAAGAATGTCCAGGACGTCTGCAAGGTCGGAGATACCATTGATGTCAAACTGATTTCGATTGATGAGCAGGGGCGCTTTAAGTTGAGTCGGAAAGCCGTCCTGCAGGAAAAAGGAATCAGCGAGAAAAAGTAA
- the rpsO gene encoding 30S ribosomal protein S15: MLTKEMKGKIISEYKTNEKDTGSPEVQIAILTGRINELTEHLKTHPKDHSSRRGLLKMVGTRSSLLKYIRNKDINRYRNIISRLGLRK, from the coding sequence ATGTTAACAAAAGAAATGAAGGGAAAAATCATCTCTGAGTACAAAACGAATGAGAAAGACACCGGTTCGCCGGAAGTCCAGATTGCCATTTTGACAGGACGCATCAACGAACTGACGGAACATCTGAAAACTCACCCAAAAGATCACTCGTCCCGGCGAGGGCTTTTGAAAATGGTTGGGACACGGTCTTCCTTGCTCAAGTATATCCGGAACAAGGATATCAACCGTTACCGCAACATCATTTCACGTCTGGGGCTCCGAAAATAG
- a CDS encoding NAD(P)H-hydrate epimerase, which translates to MTGMLCLWNGTNTDELGVMTRQEVRAFDRWAIEQMHIPGTVLMENAGRGAAECLLGKLEKKPFNHVVIFCGSGNNGGDGFVIARHLANSGVTTSVILCGRPERIGADAKLHLEIIEAMGLEIRSLQRNAGIHKQVKAFTEKADWIVDALLGTGLEGTLGEETAELITCINAAGKPILAVDIPSGLDCDEGIPLPVCIEAAATVTFAALKRGFVQCPESRRATGEVYTASIGITPAFWKQPSNPR; encoded by the coding sequence ATGACGGGTATGTTATGCCTTTGGAACGGAACCAACACGGATGAATTGGGCGTGATGACCCGTCAGGAAGTGCGGGCATTCGACCGCTGGGCCATTGAACAGATGCATATTCCCGGGACTGTGCTGATGGAAAATGCCGGTCGAGGCGCCGCAGAGTGCCTGCTGGGAAAACTGGAGAAAAAACCGTTCAATCATGTCGTCATTTTCTGCGGTTCAGGCAATAATGGAGGAGACGGTTTCGTAATCGCCCGTCATCTGGCTAATTCCGGCGTAACAACCTCCGTAATTCTCTGCGGACGGCCGGAACGGATAGGGGCGGATGCGAAACTGCATCTGGAGATTATCGAGGCAATGGGGCTGGAAATCCGCTCTCTCCAGCGAAATGCCGGAATTCACAAGCAGGTGAAGGCTTTTACGGAAAAGGCAGACTGGATTGTTGATGCCCTTTTGGGAACCGGCCTGGAGGGAACGCTGGGCGAAGAGACCGCTGAACTAATCACTTGTATCAATGCCGCCGGCAAACCCATTCTGGCTGTCGATATCCCATCGGGTCTGGATTGTGACGAAGGAATTCCCCTGCCGGTCTGCATAGAAGCGGCGGCAACCGTGACGTTTGCAGCTCTCAAACGCGGCTTTGTCCAATGTCCGGAAAGCAGACGGGCAACCGGTGAGGTTTATACCGCCTCCATCGGCATCACCCCGGCCTTCTGGAAACAGCCGTCGAACCCCCGTTGA
- a CDS encoding pseudouridine synthase, protein MGKKRRQQTNQEGGSPKPGQQRLQRILAAAGIDSRRKCEALILEGAVTVNGQVVNQMPAFADPEKDDIRVYGQRIRQPEKCYFLLNKPKNVICTNYDPLGRRQAVDLIPCNKRIVCVGRLDADTTGALLLTNDTELVNRLTHPSFKVPKTYEVEVNGRMESQHIEKLKKGVWLAEGKTAGAAVKVLRRTNFETTLEVTIKQGLNRQIRRSFARLGFKVKSLKRIKIGNLSIKGVPIGGYKELTIGHIKGLLRSCSQPKPSSKPAKAQPHPEPPSETVESTEQTEA, encoded by the coding sequence ATGGGAAAGAAAAGAAGACAACAGACAAACCAGGAAGGCGGTTCGCCCAAACCGGGGCAGCAGCGTCTGCAGCGCATTCTGGCGGCGGCCGGGATTGATTCCCGCCGGAAATGTGAAGCCCTGATTCTGGAAGGCGCCGTCACCGTCAACGGCCAGGTGGTCAACCAGATGCCGGCCTTTGCAGACCCCGAAAAAGACGATATCCGGGTTTACGGGCAGCGAATCCGGCAGCCGGAAAAATGCTACTTTCTCCTGAACAAGCCCAAAAATGTCATCTGCACCAATTATGACCCGCTCGGACGACGCCAGGCGGTCGATTTAATCCCCTGCAACAAGCGGATTGTCTGCGTCGGCCGGCTGGATGCTGACACGACCGGGGCTTTGCTGCTGACCAACGATACGGAATTGGTTAACCGGCTCACTCACCCGAGCTTCAAAGTCCCAAAAACGTATGAAGTGGAAGTGAACGGGAGAATGGAGAGCCAGCATATCGAGAAACTAAAGAAAGGGGTCTGGCTGGCGGAAGGGAAAACGGCCGGGGCAGCCGTAAAGGTGCTTCGGCGAACCAACTTTGAAACCACCCTCGAAGTCACTATCAAGCAAGGCCTCAACCGCCAAATCCGCCGGTCTTTTGCCCGGCTCGGTTTTAAGGTCAAATCCTTAAAACGCATCAAAATAGGCAACCTGAGTATTAAAGGTGTTCCTATCGGGGGCTACAAAGAGCTGACCATCGGACATATCAAGGGACTTTTGCGGAGCTGTTCCCAACCCAAACCTTCTTCAAAACCCGCAAAGGCCCAGCCACATCCAGAACCCCCATCCGAGACTGTCGAGTCCACCGAACAGACGGAAGCGTAA
- a CDS encoding response regulator has product MRILLVESHETFARVVVGAFLKEHEVVIRSLVIDAQHEFDVGGFDVVMVDYDLADRKGSELIKYIRKSGYEIPIIGISAKDEANELLLAAGASDVCNKMNFDRIGQVLARLGLPL; this is encoded by the coding sequence ATGCGAATCTTGCTGGTCGAAAGTCATGAAACCTTTGCCCGGGTCGTGGTGGGGGCGTTTTTGAAAGAACACGAAGTAGTCATCCGTTCTCTGGTTATCGATGCCCAGCATGAGTTTGACGTAGGCGGTTTTGATGTGGTGATGGTGGATTACGACCTGGCGGACCGAAAGGGCAGCGAATTGATTAAATATATTCGGAAATCCGGCTATGAAATCCCGATTATCGGCATTTCCGCCAAAGATGAAGCCAATGAGCTGCTGCTGGCCGCCGGCGCCAGCGATGTCTGCAACAAAATGAATTTCGACCGCATCGGTCAGGTCCTTGCCCGGCTCGGACTTCCTTTATAA
- the rsmD gene encoding 16S rRNA (guanine(966)-N(2))-methyltransferase RsmD: MRIIAGSRRGMRLFSPIGTNTRPITDRVKESIFNIMMKWDLPADAVVADLFCGTGSFGLEALSRGAKWVTFIEKDRKTVEILDRNIAKAGFLKSSRTICYNVLKIGAAVQEEMYDLVFVDPPYEMSRNCDMASDVYNLMKQINLQVKDGAIVILRTHLRSVVLELYGQLEMIDKREWGNMKVLFFKKQTREKLLEDIDKMIL; the protein is encoded by the coding sequence ATGAGAATCATAGCAGGTTCACGGCGCGGAATGCGGCTTTTTTCCCCCATTGGAACCAACACCCGCCCCATCACCGACCGCGTGAAAGAATCGATCTTCAATATCATGATGAAGTGGGACCTCCCGGCGGATGCCGTGGTGGCCGACCTTTTCTGCGGGACCGGTTCGTTCGGTCTTGAAGCCCTCAGCCGAGGGGCAAAGTGGGTGACATTTATCGAAAAAGACCGCAAAACTGTGGAGATTCTGGATAGAAATATCGCCAAAGCCGGCTTTCTCAAATCTTCCCGCACGATTTGCTACAATGTTTTGAAAATTGGGGCTGCTGTCCAGGAGGAAATGTACGACTTGGTTTTTGTGGACCCGCCTTATGAAATGAGCAGAAACTGCGACATGGCCAGCGATGTGTATAATCTGATGAAGCAAATCAACCTCCAGGTCAAAGACGGGGCCATTGTCATCCTGCGCACGCATCTGCGTTCGGTTGTGCTCGAACTGTACGGACAGCTGGAGATGATTGATAAACGCGAATGGGGCAATATGAAGGTCCTCTTCTTTAAAAAACAGACACGTGAGAAACTTCTTGAAGATATCGACAAAATGATTCTGTGA
- a CDS encoding FHA domain-containing protein codes for MKLLVSLSGSSVNELTFDRGPIYVGRQKGSQVFLPDPAVSRQHAVFYTTKDGTWILEDLGSANKTFLNRVAIHKAEIKNGDTIQIADFQILVQLDEESSSPTSFAEKDDTLVGTQIRKELHTVERNLDAADAPPIRFPAKRVRQLTEVIDQICHERSLGKLHKILQEVLLRQFSGLHVWVALRREPSGPMEAEGGRKITTEAVQRVDLAVPNSLEEALEKHKYMLIHQLPRPIINRGIRSVLIAPVMYQKDCFGIFYIENSTEHSHYSLMDLDYLVLLALYTGILIQRLREI; via the coding sequence ATGAAACTACTGGTCAGTTTGAGCGGAAGCAGCGTTAACGAACTGACATTTGACCGCGGACCCATCTATGTCGGACGCCAGAAAGGCAGTCAGGTTTTTCTGCCGGACCCGGCCGTTTCCCGTCAGCATGCCGTTTTTTATACAACCAAAGACGGAACCTGGATTCTGGAAGACCTCGGCTCAGCAAACAAAACCTTTCTAAATCGCGTCGCCATTCATAAGGCTGAAATCAAAAACGGAGACACCATCCAGATTGCTGATTTTCAGATTCTTGTACAGCTGGATGAAGAAAGCAGTTCCCCGACTTCCTTTGCGGAAAAGGATGATACGCTGGTCGGCACCCAAATCCGAAAAGAGCTGCATACCGTAGAGCGAAACCTGGATGCGGCGGATGCCCCGCCGATTCGTTTTCCGGCCAAACGCGTTCGGCAGCTTACGGAGGTGATTGACCAAATCTGCCACGAACGGTCTTTGGGCAAACTGCACAAAATCCTTCAGGAAGTTCTGCTTCGACAGTTTTCGGGCCTGCACGTCTGGGTTGCCCTGCGGCGCGAACCGAGCGGACCGATGGAGGCCGAAGGAGGCCGCAAAATCACTACGGAAGCCGTCCAGCGCGTCGATTTAGCCGTCCCCAACAGTCTGGAAGAAGCCCTCGAAAAACACAAATACATGCTGATTCATCAGCTGCCGCGCCCCATTATCAATCGTGGGATCCGTTCGGTGCTGATTGCTCCGGTGATGTACCAAAAAGACTGCTTCGGGATTTTCTACATCGAGAACTCCACCGAGCATTCCCATTACAGTCTGATGGATTTGGACTATCTGGTGCTTCTGGCTCTTTATACGGGCATCCTGATTCAGCGTCTGCGGGAGATCTAA
- a CDS encoding YbhB/YbcL family Raf kinase inhibitor-like protein has protein sequence MFKLSSPAFADGQMIPPKYTADGEDVSPPLAWEGLPQETQSLALICDDPDAPVGTWVHWLIWNIPGDAGSLPENVPVQKQLANGARQGVNDFGKIGYGGPAPPSGTHRYFFRLYALNTVLDLPAGAMRAQLERAMKGRILGQAQLMGKYARRR, from the coding sequence ATGTTCAAATTATCAAGCCCTGCTTTTGCCGACGGGCAGATGATTCCGCCGAAATACACAGCCGACGGGGAGGACGTTTCGCCTCCGCTGGCTTGGGAGGGACTGCCGCAGGAAACGCAAAGTCTTGCGTTGATTTGTGATGATCCCGATGCCCCGGTCGGCACATGGGTTCATTGGCTGATTTGGAATATCCCCGGGGATGCCGGTTCTCTGCCCGAGAATGTGCCTGTGCAAAAGCAGCTGGCGAATGGAGCCCGGCAGGGGGTGAATGACTTCGGCAAAATTGGTTACGGGGGGCCGGCTCCTCCGAGCGGGACACACCGGTATTTTTTTCGATTGTACGCGCTGAATACCGTCCTTGACCTGCCGGCGGGAGCTATGCGGGCTCAGTTGGAAAGAGCTATGAAAGGCCGGATACTCGGACAGGCCCAATTGATGGGAAAATATGCTCGGCGGCGGTAA
- a CDS encoding TIM-barrel domain-containing protein produces MPLDSNRKHVVIVGLLTVVLGVSCQQQQTVLPPASGTVKVLHNGIEWTNGQSFTRISFYGDNKVRVIKWVNPATPDPNSLVVIASNPQRVKLSLAEDAFQFVLCSDKLTVRLSKEDGTIEYQDAAGQTLLKEQGPPAIQPVEIPYETDVFSLEQRFTLHPEEGLYGLGQHQDGYMNYRGRTVTLVQSNTEAAIPFLISTGGWGILWDNYSKTVFSDGTGGMSFQSEVGRQVDYYFIAGRTMDEVIAGYRDLTGQAPLYGKWAYGYWQSKEHYKTRQELLGVAEEYRRRQIPIDNLIQDWNYWGGNNNWSGMVFDETRYPNPKEMVDRLHQMNYHLMISIWPGLGPDTAVFKEMDRNGFLYPPFGWAGFKYYDAYNQQANAVYWKYLKEGLVSKGIDGWWIDSTEPDVINALTKEGTEAWLKYIGRNHRGSFARYLNTYSLVMTDALYQNLRKENEHKRVYILTRSTFAGQQRNAATTWSGDIGASWETYRKQISAGLNHCMAGVPYWTFDIGGFVIGSYGGVFSNGGKDPAYQELYTRMFQFGAFCPIFRAHGSETPREIWEFGDFTDTLIQFDRLRYRLLPYIYSLAWRITREGYTLMRGLPMDFAEDRRTYSIDDEFLFGPALLVCPVTEYMLHRPPEDSILIGPEHFRTPDGKRGLKATYYSDADFQQVCREQIELNINLFWYTGWPDFIEDETFSMRWEGKLIPSQTGPHRFHMKSFGPKRLFLDGKEVPCNYWSVEFYTVPVELEAGRAYDFAFETSNSVLGAFRAQLYWKTPDIHHREKQTEPRKQSRAVYLPAGTEWLDFWTGKTFAGGQTLEADAPIDKIPLYVRAGSIIPMGPFIQYAAEKPADPIELRIYPGADGSFVLYEDENDGYNYEKGAYSTIEFRWNDREKTLTIGERKGSFDGMLANRTFQIVFVRENHGTGIEITTQPDAFLYYSGAPRQYIWKKP; encoded by the coding sequence ATGCCGCTCGATTCGAACAGAAAACATGTCGTCATTGTGGGTCTTTTAACGGTGGTTTTGGGGGTTTCCTGCCAACAACAGCAGACCGTTCTGCCCCCTGCCTCCGGAACAGTAAAAGTTCTCCACAATGGAATTGAATGGACGAACGGACAATCCTTCACACGAATCAGTTTTTACGGAGACAACAAAGTTCGGGTGATAAAATGGGTAAATCCTGCAACACCCGACCCCAACAGTTTGGTCGTCATCGCTTCCAACCCGCAGCGAGTAAAGCTGTCTCTGGCTGAAGACGCTTTTCAATTTGTCCTTTGTTCGGATAAGCTCACAGTCCGCCTGTCCAAAGAAGACGGCACAATCGAATATCAGGATGCCGCCGGACAGACTCTGTTAAAGGAGCAAGGCCCCCCTGCCATTCAGCCGGTTGAGATTCCCTATGAAACAGACGTATTTAGTCTGGAACAGCGGTTCACCCTGCATCCGGAGGAAGGGTTATATGGTCTTGGCCAGCATCAGGACGGGTATATGAACTATCGGGGCCGAACCGTAACGCTGGTTCAATCCAACACGGAAGCCGCTATTCCGTTTCTGATTTCCACCGGCGGCTGGGGCATTCTTTGGGACAACTATTCGAAAACTGTTTTCTCTGATGGGACCGGCGGGATGTCATTCCAGTCCGAAGTCGGCCGACAGGTAGATTATTATTTCATCGCAGGCCGCACAATGGATGAGGTCATCGCCGGATATCGAGACCTGACCGGACAGGCCCCGCTGTACGGCAAATGGGCCTACGGCTACTGGCAAAGCAAAGAACACTACAAGACTCGTCAGGAGCTGCTGGGCGTTGCGGAAGAGTATCGGCGGCGTCAAATCCCGATTGACAATCTCATTCAGGACTGGAACTACTGGGGCGGAAATAACAACTGGAGCGGAATGGTCTTCGACGAAACCCGCTATCCGAATCCCAAAGAAATGGTGGACCGGCTGCATCAGATGAATTACCACCTGATGATTTCCATCTGGCCGGGGTTAGGGCCGGATACAGCCGTTTTTAAAGAAATGGACCGAAACGGCTTTCTGTATCCGCCGTTCGGCTGGGCCGGCTTTAAATACTATGACGCCTACAACCAGCAGGCCAACGCTGTCTATTGGAAATATCTGAAGGAGGGGCTCGTTTCCAAAGGAATTGACGGCTGGTGGATTGATTCGACCGAGCCGGATGTGATTAACGCCCTGACCAAAGAGGGAACGGAGGCGTGGCTGAAATACATCGGCAGAAATCATCGCGGTTCTTTTGCCCGTTATCTGAACACCTATTCGCTGGTGATGACGGATGCCCTCTATCAAAATCTGCGAAAAGAAAATGAACACAAACGCGTCTATATTCTGACCCGTTCAACCTTCGCGGGCCAACAGCGAAACGCTGCAACAACCTGGTCGGGGGACATCGGAGCCAGCTGGGAGACCTACCGCAAACAGATTTCGGCCGGCTTAAATCACTGCATGGCCGGAGTGCCGTACTGGACCTTCGACATCGGCGGTTTTGTGATTGGAAGCTACGGCGGCGTCTTCTCCAACGGGGGCAAAGACCCGGCCTACCAGGAACTCTATACACGAATGTTTCAGTTTGGGGCGTTTTGTCCGATTTTTCGAGCGCACGGCTCAGAGACGCCGCGGGAAATCTGGGAGTTTGGGGACTTTACTGATACACTGATTCAGTTTGACCGGCTTCGGTATCGGCTCCTGCCCTATATTTACTCGCTGGCCTGGCGCATCACCCGCGAGGGCTATACCCTGATGCGGGGACTGCCGATGGATTTTGCCGAAGACCGGCGAACCTATTCGATAGACGATGAGTTTCTGTTCGGTCCGGCCCTTTTGGTGTGCCCGGTTACGGAGTATATGCTGCATCGTCCGCCGGAAGACAGCATTTTGATTGGGCCTGAGCATTTCCGCACACCGGACGGCAAACGCGGACTGAAAGCAACCTACTACAGCGATGCCGACTTCCAGCAGGTCTGCCGGGAACAAATCGAACTGAACATCAACCTGTTCTGGTACACCGGCTGGCCGGACTTTATTGAGGACGAGACGTTTTCGATGCGTTGGGAAGGCAAGCTGATTCCCTCGCAAACAGGGCCGCATCGGTTTCATATGAAAAGTTTCGGCCCCAAGCGGCTTTTTCTGGATGGAAAAGAGGTGCCCTGCAATTACTGGTCGGTGGAGTTTTATACCGTTCCGGTTGAACTGGAAGCGGGCAGGGCTTATGACTTTGCATTTGAAACCTCCAATTCCGTCTTAGGGGCCTTTCGGGCCCAGCTGTACTGGAAAACTCCGGATATTCACCACCGCGAAAAACAAACGGAACCGCGGAAGCAGAGCCGTGCGGTTTACCTGCCTGCAGGAACGGAGTGGCTGGACTTCTGGACGGGGAAAACCTTTGCGGGCGGACAAACGCTCGAAGCTGATGCTCCGATTGACAAAATCCCGCTGTACGTCCGCGCCGGTTCCATTATCCCAATGGGGCCGTTTATCCAGTATGCCGCGGAGAAGCCGGCGGACCCGATTGAGCTTCGAATCTACCCGGGGGCCGACGGCTCTTTTGTCCTCTATGAGGATGAAAACGACGGATATAATTATGAAAAAGGGGCATACAGCACCATCGAGTTTCGATGGAATGACCGGGAAAAGACCCTGACAATTGGAGAACGAAAAGGCAGCTTCGACGGAATGCTCGCAAACCGAACCTTTCAGATTGTTTTCGTACGGGAAAACCACGGAACCGGCATTGAAATCACCACACAGCCGGATGCCTTCCTTTACTACAGCGGAGCCCCGCGACAGTACATCTGGAAAAAGCCGTGA